A segment of the Lolium perenne isolate Kyuss_39 chromosome 3, Kyuss_2.0, whole genome shotgun sequence genome:
AGCTGTTAGAATAGAGCTATCCAAGGACATGTAGGTTATGTGACGTTCCTGTAGATGGTAATGACTTTTGTCACGCAATTTGCGCCTTGTGTAAATATGTTTTGAGCTCAGTTGTTCTGTTTAGTGGCTCTATTGCAGCGTCGATGTTGTTCTGAATAGCTGAGTAACAGAGAGATCTTGTGTTAAGATTGATTAATGCCAGCAATTCATAATTCAGGTTTCTATGTTTATCTATATTCTGAACCAGGAAATCAGCCTGAGAGACAGCGTAACATGTCAAATTATTCAAACTTTCAGACCGGTGAAATATTGTCGATGCTTGCTGCCCGAGCTCGCAACGAACAGACAAAAAAAATTGACGCAAAAGCCAAAAGAAAGGTTGCAGCGTCGATGTTGTTCTGAATGGCAGAGTAATGTGTTAAGATTGCTTAATGACAGCAAGTCGAGAGATCTTGTGTTAAGATTGCTTAATGCCAGCAAGTCGTAATTCTGGTTTCTATGTTCTGAATCAGGAAATCAGCCTGGGAGACTGGCGTAacatatcaaattattcaaagttTCAGACCGGTGAAATAGTGTTGGTGCTTGCTGTCCGAGCTTGAAACCAGCAGGTTAATGAACAGCCGAGGGCATGTCAAGCCATCTTGCAACGAACTGACAAATTTTTTTGACCCAAAAGCCAAAAGAAAGGTTGCAGCGTTGACAATTACATTGTTCTGAATGGCTGAGTAACATAGAGATGTTGTGTTACGAAAGAACAAGCACATAAGAAGTACTCAACCAACATGGATAACAGATACGCAAGGTCCATGAAGAAAACAGATTACTCTAGATTGACTGAAAACTATCACTGCCTCAGCTCTGAACGTTTCAGCCTGACAAAGCGTTTCCCCAGTCTCATCGGTGTCTAGAACAACAGATAAGATGACAATGCAAACTATCACAGCTCTGAACGTTTCAACCTGACGAAGCACTTCCCCAGCAACTGAGAGTCTTGTCGGTGCCTTGACCTGCCTAGACCTTCAGCACAAGGCCAATTGGACTGTGGTCGCTGTCTGTTACATCCGGAAGAATGTACGAATCATGTACCCTGTCAATGATGGATCCTGACGCCAGAAAGTAATCCAATCGCCAACCTGTTACATGAACAACAAGATATTAGAGCAAGTATGTTTTCATTTCGACAGAAATATGAAGAAGGAACAATGCTTTAGTTTTAGGAAAAAAAAGGGTTTCTTTCGTTTGGAAATAATATGGCTGTAACTCAAACATTTGATTAAAAAAAATCTTTCAATATAGCACCTTGATTTTATACCATTTGTGTATTATTCTAGGTAGACATGTCTGCAATTATGCAGTATAAACCAATGGTAGTATAAGCTTCATGCTGTAACTGCTGTATTTCCATGTAAAGAGAATATCTCTCACTCAAAGGGTGATTGAATGAATAGTTAATTTCATTTCACAGATGCTAAGATTTCCCAGACATGGATGCAGTGTTACCTTTTTGGCACAAGGGTAATAGAAATCAGAAAACAAATGCAACACTACAACATttatttatataattaattaattatACCAACCAATGTAGTGATGTACCTTTGTTGTTACGCCGCTGGTTTTCTCCCCAGAAGGTGTAGCCCACAGCGTTGGGATGCTGCTTTCTGAAGGTATCAACGAAGCCTCTCATAGTAAAGTTTATCTCAAATGACTGCCTCTCTTCTTCCGTGAAACCTGCATCGTCAGTTTTCATCTGGAAAAAATGCTGAGTAAGAAATTGTCCACATACACATCGACGGGCTactgaaatagaaaaagaaatccgGCACTGATATGGTATGATACTTTTGGAACCTAAACTGTTCCATTTTCAGGAGATATATATGTAATGCAAACAGCAACTCTTAACTTTTGTTGAATGTTTTTGAAAGTATTGAAATTCATATTAAACTGCTGATAGCAGACTTGATACTGAACTACAAATAAAACACAAGTTATGTTTAAGATTATATTCTGATGTCAGATTCTGGCAGTAGCTTCTTTGGTATTGAACTTTAACTGAACCATGAATTAAACAAACAAGATGACCTCCCTACAAAATTTAGCAATGGATAGGTCATGGACTTCTTTTAGAGCACAAATGTTCTGATCCCTAAAGCATGGCCGCGGCAATTTCAGTGCTGCTCCTATACCATGATCACATATTAACGTTAGTTTCAACTCCCTATACCATGTTCACAAAATCCATAAGTACGCACCAATACCTGGACCGTTTTCTACTTTCTGTATACCTTCATGTCTGTTGTGAAAAGAGGAATCATAGATGCTCAAACAGAGGAATATGTTTCATATCACAGAAAAAAGACAAGAGCAAGGAAAAAATTTCATAGCGTGGCAGTTCTGCAACTGAATTTCATATCTACAGCTCTCCCACAGAAATCAATAAAACATGGTAGGGAAGGCAAATTGGGAACCTTCAGTTCCCAGTTCCAATACAGCATCAAACAATCAACACATACCTCTAGGAAAATATCCTGGGTTTATAATAAGTTATAATATGTGAACTAGCCTACATGTGGTTTGTAGATGCGTAACCATGACAAGGGCAATGCAAATGATACAGCGTACAATCTTAAGGATAGAGCTTTTGAGCAATAAGTTCCTCAAATGAAAGAGAACTTACTGGAGGATTATGGATGTCCATCTCCTGACAAGCACAGTTGAGGTCACCAGCAACAATTACTGGTTTGAAACTTTCCAGTTTCTACAGACCAAAAGGTTAACGTTAGTCTCCATTGCAAAGCTGCCTTCCAATGATCGCAGTAGGGAAATGTGATTAGATATTGTGCTAAACAGAAGAAAAGAACTAAATAATATCCCTCACGTGCACTCAGAGCAATCAATAATATAAAGTGAATATGCAAAACATGGTCTATGGATCTCAAAAAGAAATTAAGACTGCAAAGCTAGCTAAGTGAACGTACTTCTACAAATTCGCTGAAACATGGATCCCAATCATCAACCCTGTAGAGCTGAAGATAAAGATTAAAAAAGTATTAGACTGAAACAATGACAGTAAAACAAAAGGCAGCGATTATAATGAAAAGGGACACCAGTCTTACCAGCCTCTTTAAACCACGGCCAGAGTTTGGGACATAAGCATTGACCAAGTAGAAATTATCAAACTCCAAAGTGATTACCCTGCCCTCCTGATCATGTTCTGCTGTGCCAATTCCGTACTGGACAGAGACTGGTTTTACCTATGAAGTGCAATTTAACCACAAGGGAAAACCATGTTATGAACAACTTTGAACCAACCGATATGTTGTGCCAAAGCATCTAAAGAAACAATTATGCAGAGTTAAACGAGTCTTGAGCATTAACCAGCATACCCTTGAAATCACTCCAGTCCCTGAATAGTCAAGCCTCGCGACACTGCATGACCAATAGCTGTAGTCATACCCTGCGATCAGGTTCTTGAAATCCTTCACATCGCCCTCCTGGAAAAAGAACGAAAACTCAGTCATCGCAATGAAAGACCAGCAATCCGCCATATCAGATGATGGTGCTGTAAGCTAACGGTGTACTGGTAGGAACAACAAAACTTGCCTTCAGATGTGTCTCTTGGAGGCACAGTACATCGAAATTCTCCCTCTGAGCCAGGGCAGAAAACTGTCCTGACCTCACAACATTTCTCACCCCATTGACATTATAGGACAGAATCTTCATATGCTTGGTGTCGTCCCCCAGTGGCTGAGGCCTCATGGTCCTCGGATTGTACGCGACCCATCCTGGTTGCTTCTTACTGTGTGCAAGCTTAGTCCAAGGCTCCTGCCTGCTCGCCATCTTAGCCTGGTTCCAAAAACTATGTAGGAAGCCATCAGTACAGAGCAAGACTTCTCAAAAACACAAAGAAAACTTGTCTTTCTTCTCTAAATTGCCATGTCAAGCTAAGTTCTGTTTGCAACCGTATGATTCTTCCAGAACACGAGCAGGAAAGTAGGCATGCAGGAATACAGGTGACGTTTGACCATGGAAGTAGATTTTCCATCAGAATCAGGCTATATACTCATGTACAAGAACAGAATCCTGAAAGAAGATCTTCTGCCTTTCAAGAATCTGACGCAACAGAAAATAAGCGAACTAATCCCCGGTAAATTAAATAATAAGAGAACTGATCAGAAAGGCTATTTCAGATCTAGCGTACACCAAAAGTAATCAGCTGCTTATCAGTTCCAAACAAGAACGCTGCACGGTCGAAATTACGCCTTCTAGAGCGGGGCAGTTGCCTCCTTGGGCTAGGAGTTTCATCAGCAAACTGTTCCCCAAATCCACAGATCTAAAATTCACAGGATTTACCCACACCCCTCTGCATACGCAGAAAACCGCTTCCACTTCAAAGAAAAATCAAGCGCCATGGGTGGCCACGGGATACAAATCCAGCGCCATGGGCGGCCACGGGACACAAATCCAGCGTCATCCCTTCTCTGTTCAAGAAATTCCGCTGAGGAACACCCAAATAAACGCGAATAATTCACGAAGACGCACGCGCTGGTCCGGCTCGCGCAGAGCCCATCCCGAATTCCCGATCCAACATTTAACCGATTCCACGGCCCGCAACCGTGTGCGCCCGCGCTTCTACCCACGGAAAATCGACGAAGAAGACTACAAGCGGCCACGATTTTTTGCCCCCAACGCCATGGTTTCCCTATCCAGCAGGAGCAGGTACGGGAGAATCCGCCGAGAAACACCAAAAAAAACCAAACTAAATCCCGAAGATGCGGAGAGGGAGAGAGGCGCGTACGATCGGAGAGAAGAGGCGCGAGGAGCCGCCGTCGTAGCGAGGAGCGAGGTCGGCAGATGACGCCGCCGGGGGGGTCTGGAGGAAGCCGGTGACGGTGAGAGAGGAGAGGAGACGATCGCCGCTGGGTTTAACTCGTTTCCCCTTTGCCACGCTAAACCCGCTTATATCACGTGGTGCGAGTCGAGTCGGTAACTCGCCTTGCCGGCTAAGACATCATGCTCTCGCGATCGCCCGCTGAGATCGACCGTTCGTTGGAAGACCgcatttttttagataaaagaaatatattaatatcgatggatatcaattacacctagcctctgcaatAACACAATACTCTAAtgttagtacggatgcacacagtcgaaaaaggaaaagaaaactaataaAAATGGTCCCGCTACGAACTCCAGTCCTAGCAACAACAGCACAACCACCACCA
Coding sequences within it:
- the LOC127344141 gene encoding DNA-(apurinic or apyrimidinic site) endonuclease, chloroplastic, with translation MASRQEPWTKLAHSKKQPGWVAYNPRTMRPQPLGDDTKHMKILSYNVNGVRNVVRSGQFSALAQRENFDVLCLQETHLKEGDVKDFKNLIAGYDYSYWSCSVARLDYSGTGVISRVKPVSVQYGIGTAEHDQEGRVITLEFDNFYLVNAYVPNSGRGLKRLLYRVDDWDPCFSEFVEKLESFKPVIVAGDLNCACQEMDIHNPPMKTDDAGFTEEERQSFEINFTMRGFVDTFRKQHPNAVGYTFWGENQRRNNKGWRLDYFLASGSIIDRVHDSYILPDVTDSDHSPIGLVLKV